The Lolium rigidum isolate FL_2022 chromosome 2, APGP_CSIRO_Lrig_0.1, whole genome shotgun sequence genomic interval CGATATTTTTAAATTAGTGCAACATGTTCGAACAAATTAAAAATACAAACTGCAAAAATTAAACATATAGGTTGCTAGGTTTAAACTAACTACTAATTTGAAGGCCCCACCTCGTCATCCTCACGgacgcgcttcctgctcgtcacctcctgGGAAGAGGTACTGGCGGTCGACACGGCTAACGAGCTTGAGTCCCCCTCCGAGAGTGGTCATTGGGTCTTCGTCGTCGTCTGTGAACGGATGTTGCGCCCTcggcccttgcctccttccttgccgccACTGCCTCCTcgaccgcctcctccgcctccagccgtgTCCACCTCGCATCTgaatcctcttccttttcctcctcctcgtcttggCCGTCGTGGCCAACGGCGCCCCCTCCTCATCCTGGCCATCCTCTGCgatggcctccgcctcctcctccttgtcgtcCGTTGGCGGGGAGCTAGAGTTGCTCGGCATGGCAGCTCTATCACACCAATGCCACCATCccagcggcttcccctcgctatcgGTGTCCGACGGAAATGATAGGTTGCTCATGGCTTGAGATGAATGACAGGGCGGTTGGAGATCCTTAGTGCAGACGCATGGGTCTTATTGAGTAGGAATTAATGGCGGCGCATATACAGAAGAGTGATGCGGtttctcttccgcggcggttcggcgctccattccggcagtTCACGCGTCGATCGACAAGGTTGCCACTCCGGCTTTGCCCTTCCCGCCACTTGTTGTGCTTTGAATTGGGGCCGGATCAAGCCAGGGTCGCTGGTAGGCGGGCCCGGGGAAcaagcgagcggacgctcggcgcgaccgtgcagcgtccacggagacgcaaacctgccgcatatttgggccgcGTTTGCATCGCCATGGACGGGCGGGCAGTATGCGTCGCCTCGCTGGAGCAGGATGCATGCGCATTTTTCTTCCGTTTGCGTCGTTCCATTTGTTGGAGATGGTCTCAGCGCTAGAGAGTTTCTCCATATACATAAAATGTATAGTTGATGGATATTCTTTGTGAAAGAGAGAACATGGTAGGCATCATGATGTATCTATACACACGATGAGAAGCTGGAGTACATGCAATGCAAGCCATATTTATTTTGAGATTTGACATGCACGCAGCGAATTGGTACTAATTCTAGCGCCAAAACAAGTTTAGGAAATCAGCGATGGAAAATTGAGTTTGGAGGGAAAATTTCGGATAGTTTGACTTGGACTCACAAAAATAAAGCTAGGAAGGAGGTGTGAGGCGCTGTAAACAAGGAGGTGCCGCGGAATGGTTGGGCGGCACAATTTCCGTGATCGGCAGAAGTTATGGCGTCTAATTAACCACAGGCGAGTTTTGGGGTTAGCACCGTAATTAAGATAGTATGACTTATGATTTCAAGAAAAATAATACAGTAGATATATGACTTACAGTGCGGCTGAGTAAACTAAAAAGACGATACGTCGAAGAAACGTGTGCCGAGTAAAAACAGAGACAGACGACCCGCACCTCCCTCTACCAGCGCCGCCCGAGACCGCCGCCTCCGTTTCCCGTCCTCCTGCCGAGCGGGGAGCACCCAACAGACGAGGGGCTCGCGGGAGCATCCACGCCGCCCGCCCGCCATGCTCGGAGCTGCATCCCACCGCAGCCGATGCGGTTTCCGTCCACGCGCCGCTCCCGACCTCGCCGCCAGTCAAGCCTCGCCTCGCGGCCTCGCGGGGCGTCTAAGCGGGGGGCGCCGACGGCAGGGAGGCCATGGACGCGGCCGTGTGGCCGCTCGCCAGACTATCCGGCTCGTCCGCGACTTGCAGGAGATCGAGCTGCTCGGCACCCCCAAGGTCCATCCCGGCGACCAGGACACTCTGTTCAaaggttgattttttttttctccccCCTTGGATGCAGACTCTGTGCTGTTTCGCTTTGGCCGTCAGCGATTAGAGGCCTCCATTAGCAGCAACTCTAGTTAGCTACATCCGCGTAATTAGAAAGGCGAATCCGTAGAGTAATTAATATTCTCGCCCGCGAGATTAGGAGGGTGAGGAGCATGCGAGACACACAACCCcgtgtcttcttcttccttggtATTTTGCTCTTCTACCCTGGAGGTTCAGATTGCAATGATGCCCTGCAGACTGCAATAGTACTAAGTGAGTGACCGACTTGCAGGAGATCTCCAGAAATCCCGTTGCTTAAAGTTAAGTGAGTGACCGTGTTGGTCATTTCTCTTCTACTACATGTCTCTTTTGCTTGTCTCTCTTTTTCAGAAGCTAAGGATTATGTCaacttgcattttttttttgaaacggctaACTTGTGCTGATGAAATTTCGGTTAGCGAGTTGAGATGGTTTTCTTCATTCGTCAACTACTGATGTTTCATGGCATTCTGCTCTTCTTGATGTAATTGGAAAATAGCAACTACTTTTTATTCGTCTTGCCCATGAACATTCCTGAAGATACAAACACAGAAAATGTACTAGGCGATTGCCCCAGTTTATCTCTCCATGTGGTGTTTCTTCAGCACCAACAAAAAGGTCGAAATAGCAAAACTGAAACTATAACATATTTGATTATCTTTCCCCATATTTTTATCATCACCCACTATCAGAATATTATATGATTATTATCCATTGAACTCTGCATTCTATGTGGGACGTCGGGTCACATGAATTGATTAAAACACTGGTTTTAGGGTCTGATTTGGTCCTGGTAGAGAGGAGTGGACAGGTTAATTTAATGGAAGCCATTGTGATGTGCTATTTTTGTTATTAGTACAGTGTATTACATTCTTGATCGTGTGCTAATGATATGGGGATCGGCAATGCAGGCAATGGTGAATCTCCGCAACGGCAATGGCCGGCAGGAGGAGCAGATCCTTTAGGAGCTCGCTGCGCAATACGGGAGGCGTCGATGATGCGCAGGTGGTCGCCTTCGCGAGATGCTGCTGTTGGCTTCCATGGGGAGCTGATTCCGGCAACCTCCCTGACAGCTCTGTGAGATGCCGCTGCCGGCCACCATTCTGTTCGCAGCGAGCTTGACATGCCTGATGGTGCGCCACCTCCATGGCTTAAAAGCATGCATTTCTTTTAAAATAATTTCTCCATGCAACTGTTCTTCTGGATGATTGTTCTTTCCGTTACTGGCCAACGGTGAACTGACATAAAATAATTTTGCAGAGATATGGCATGTTGCCTGCTGCTCGTCTGCCATGCTCGCGCTCCGTGATGTGGCTGCCCGAACGGGCCAAGGGGAGGGAGGGCCTGAGCTGCAGCCATATTCCTGGTGGCCGGTCGGCGCGAGCAACGTGGGAGATGACCGTGTTAGGCTGGAGGAGCGGGGCCGACAGAAGCTCGTTGTGGCGCAAGATTGGCGGCAGGGAGGTGTGGAGGATAGCTGGTGGTGGCCTTCGCGATATGCTGCTACCGGCATCCTTGGGGAGCCGCTGCCGGCGATCCCCTGTTGTAGCAGGACGCCACCCCAAGAAGCGTCTCCCGGTGAGCTCTCTTTCCTCCTCCATGTAGCCTTGCTAAAATTTCTTTCTCTCGTGTTAAATTGAGCATGTCAGTGTAGTAAATAAAAGCTTGTGTATAAAAACCCCGCAAGGGTTGTTTGAGGTGTGATTGAATCGACAGATCGATCTCATCAGCAGCAGCGTAGGGGGCGTATCTGTATGTGTTTGTTGTGGGTGTGTCTTGGTTAGAGGATTGAACAAGGCTTGGGTAATCCAATGCTGATATAAATATATCAGTTTTATTGTTAATTAAATAATCCCATATGGTTGATTCAGATGTTAGATAGTAAGTATTCTTTATTCGTAAATTCAAAATATGGGCTTGGCTGTAGTCAGATGGAGTGGCATGGATTTATTTAACTCGTTTACTACACGTGACATGCATGGTAGGTTGAAGAAATAATTAGTGTACGTACGAGGAGCTGATCAGATGAGCCGGCCAAGGACCTCGCACGGTAGCTAGCCATGGAGATGCATGATCGAGGAAATTAGCGGCGAGACGGCCGGATTAGACGGCCAAATTAAGcaa includes:
- the LOC124686089 gene encoding uncharacterized protein LOC124686089, which encodes MPLPATILFAASLTCLMRYGMLPAARLPCSRSVMWLPERAKGREGLSCSHIPGGRSARATWEMTVLGWRSGADRSSLWRKIGGREVWRIAGGGLRDMLLPASLGSRCRRSPVVAGRHPKKRLPVSSLSSSM